The Vanessa tameamea isolate UH-Manoa-2023 chromosome 2, ilVanTame1 primary haplotype, whole genome shotgun sequence genome has a segment encoding these proteins:
- the LOC135193437 gene encoding sodium-dependent noradrenaline transporter-like, which produces MKKNTKYCPEIKSRWNNYNTYRFMVWAWTMNEIAIVSAPVDISHTGFYAHSVIYVIVSIFVGIPLVYSEICIAQYTNCDMVSTWNFCPILRGVGFGTFFLIILKIAYLLVLSSWYLEYTFAAAFDPPPWFSCAEYDDPKCMVKRVNVSIFQNCIEAQTLFNEDCGMKTASSCYFEKKIGNNNTKLTNCIHVWKTILISLIFTSTLFVILIKKEKVLKVIVRILAVYVVIVLVTLFCVALSTSGTWYATKIGIKWEDLDFKYSIYISTQSAHACGVGCGIIGFLSRDVPFRSPATMTAVTTPLFSLFITLMFALIIFSGIKSVSYYHGEEQNILEIGDSIFFNSFASIAEVLSYFNGLPLWAFIWFSTIFICLLVNIVILCLFLFESLTINSKIARKYKNICCIGIQVRIHGYSQRRNVINKKSIPNLKMDHELLPEHTEWSALTSN; this is translated from the exons atgaagaaaaacacaaaatattgccCGGAAATTAAAAGTCGATGGAACAATTATAACACCTATCGATTCATGGTGTGGGCTTGGACGATGAATGAAATAGCTATTGTGTCTGCTCCCGTGGACATATCGCATACTGGATTTTATGCGCATTcggttatatatgttattgtttcaatttttgTTGGAATACCGTTAGTTTATTCAGAGATCTGCATAGCGCAATACACGAACTGTGACATGGTATCTACGTGGAATTTCTGTCCGATTTTACGCGGCGTCGGATTCGGTACATTTTTCctgataatattgaaaatagctTATTTGTTAGTGCTATCGTCGTGGTACTTGGAATATACATTCGCGGCCGCATTTGATCCACCGCCATGGTTCTCGTGCGCAGAATATGATGACCCAAAATGTATGGTTAAGCGTGTTAATGTATCAATATTTCAGAACTGCATTGAAGCCCAAACCTTATTTAATGAAGACTGCGGCATGAAAACAGCGAGCAGTTGTTATTTCGAAAAGAAAATCggcaataataatacaaagttaACGAATTGCATACACGTATGGAAGACAATtctaattagtttaattttcacCTCGACATTGTTTGTCATATTGATTAAGAAGGAGAAAGTCCTTAAAGTAATTGTTAGAATATTGGCAGTTTATGTCGTTATCGTTTTGGTTACACTGTTTTGCGTTGCACTGTCCACGAGTGGTACTTGGTATGCAACGAAAATTGGTATCAAATGGGAAGATttggattttaaatattctatttatatttcaacacaGAGCGCTCACGCTTGCGGTGTTGGCTGCGGCATAATTGGCTTTCTATCTCGCGATGTTCCGTTCCGCAGTCCAGCTACGATGACTGCGGTGACCACCCCACTTTTTTCCCTATTCATTACTCTTATGTTCGCCCTGATCATATTCAGTGGTATCAAAAGTGTGTCATACTATCACGGGGAAgagcaaaatattttagaaatcggcgacagtatattttttaattcattcgcTTCTATAGCGGAGGTCCTCAGTTATTTTAACGGTTTGCCTCTGTGGGCTTTCATTTGGTTTTCGACAATATTCATTTGTCTGTtagttaatattgttatattgtgtttatttctgTTCGAATCGTTGAcgattaattcaaaaattgcaaggaaatataagaatatatgcTGTATTGGAAT ACAAGTAAGAATTCACGGGTACAGCCAGAGAAGGAATGTCATAAACAAGAAGAGcattcctaatttaaaaatggaccACGAATTGTTACCTGAACACACTGAATGGAGTGCTTTGACTTCGAATTAG